In the genome of Synchiropus splendidus isolate RoL2022-P1 chromosome 13, RoL_Sspl_1.0, whole genome shotgun sequence, the window GATGAGTCTACGTTCAgagctggaggatgaggagcagagtGAGAGAAGACGTGGTAAACAACTAGGACagtcgtgacacacacacactcacacacatacacaggcaCACACTCTAACTATTGTGGACAGGCCTTCACTTCCCATTAGGCTCACCGTTGCCTCGAGGTTAAAGTAAAAATACCCTGCCACACAGAAGCGACCAAAACaacaccagtgtgtgtttgtctgcgcTGGGGTCACTGCTTGTGCTTTTGTagtatttgaattattttgatgccaatatttgtattttttaaccactttttctttttagaaAACAAATTGGATATGAATAGTTGAgaaaacgtaaaaaaaatattgatgtcatagtttaaattaaattatttaagtACGCAATGTACTTCTGAAAATGTCAAATTTGTAATTGTAATACATGTATTTCAAGGAGAAAAGCGTCTGGTTTGTTCTATAGGACGTGTGCTCAGCAGTCAAGTGCACATTCACACACTTTGCGCAGCAAATCAGCGTattattgtttgaaaaaaaggcAAGTATGTTCAATCTATGTTTCAAATTAACACAAACAATGGAGAAAATGTTCTTTTACGACCACCGATTATCTATGTTCTTCATTAAGCACATTGTTTGACAGAGACTGGGACCCTCTCTCTTTCAATTTCAGTTATCTAAGATAGTTATTACtttctgcatttaaaaaaacaaacaaaacgtcAATCCTATTTAGTGGCGTTTCTCTCTTTTTGTGTAACATTTGGGAGCCCCCTTGTGGCTGCAGGGAGCAACTAAGTCCACTAAATCAACGCATAGAATAGAATAAACAGCACGTAAAGCATTAGGTTATGTATTCATTGCTACAGATCTAACCCGCGTCCCCATTTTAGTGGGCATTTATCGCAACATAAGCACATCTTCTGCCGTCACGCAAGCTCATCGCACAGCCGACACCACTTCCTATCTTCGTGATGGTTTCTGATAAAagtctttttaaatatttccgCTGTTTTGTGTAACAGTCACGGCCTGACACAACTCACGCACAGAGAGACACGCAAATCCAGTTCCCTATTTCCTTCGTCGTTAATAAACTAGTGGTGGCTCTGCGGTTGGTATTGACCCATAACCAATGACCATAGCAGCGTAAGTGTGACTACTTTAAGTACTTGAATTGGTATTctgctgacatctagtggtcattTAACAGAGCAGCTTTTAGCAGATTGCGCGGTACACAAATTCAATTGTAAGCATTGTAcatgttgctcttttttttttttaatcattgtgCATTTATATTTTCCCCCAGTACATTCATTTAtaatacattcatttatactcattaaTACTAAGcgttttattataattatatatttgcttaaaatattattttaaaaagtattgttcttttttgttcGTGTTTaagtatatttcattttttgttgatgATGCAAATTTTTTAAACTAACTTTTTTCAGCGTTTTTGCTTTGCTTCACTGTTGAATGTTTTGACTTTAATGTAATGCCTGTATGTTGCCATAACAACCAAACTTTTCCcagtgtgggaagaataaaggaaaTGTAATCTGATCTAATTTAACATCATTTGATGTGCGAAGGTAAAATATATCAGCGTATGTTTGTGTATTAATTTTTAGTGTAGctatgttgttattttattttgatatattttGGGAGCAACTTTTTTTAACGTTATTCCTAAATAGCGTTCCTGTCAATGTCTcacaatatttatttgtattattattattattattcgtattgttattattgtgctATGGTGGAGCCTTGAACACTAACATTTTGTCACGGTTTCGCTCTGCTTCAATGATGATGAATCAATCAATGCAgtgaacatttttaaaaatcgcTGTAAtataattctatttatttttttaaatatttacagtcGATGGAGTGTCGCATAGCAACGTAAGGGGGCGGGACAAAAAGGACAGTAGCCATATGGATAGTGGTGGGCGGGGCTTATTTTCAGACCGTGCTGAGGGCGGAGCTCCTTGCTATAGTCTCAAGTGCCGGCTGGAATTCAAGCTCCCGCTCTACTGTAAACTCCCCTTTGTGGCCTCCACTCTTCACCGCCTGGGCCTGAAGATACAGCAGGACTCCTGGACAAGCCTTAGAAAATGTCCAACAGCGTCAACTGGAAGCCCTTTGTGTTCGGCGGCCTGGCGTCGGTGACTGCCGAGTGCGGTGAGTGATGAGCGGGGAGGAGGCCCGGAAGGACGCCTTCACATCTGGGTTGCGTTTCACCGTCTCACGAGGAAGTAACGCGTGTGTTCTGTTCCAGGCACGTTCCCCATCGATTTAACCAAGACCCGTCTACAAGTTCAAGGACAAGTAGGCGACAGCAAATACCGCGAAATCCGGTACCGAGGCATGCTCCATGCGTTGGTCCGGATAGTGCGGGAGGAGGGGCTCCGAGCACTGTACTCCGGGTTAGCATGCTTCCTCTATTGCAGCTAATCTCCCAAACCTCTACCTCATCACATGCGTTTTCACAAGTGCTCCGCGTAATACGATTACTACCAACTCATTTTGTGTACTATTAAGTTAATTTACACTCTCGATTAATCGTCATATGTACGGTTGACTGTAAATACTGATCTTCTGCAGTGAACACACGAGGCGAATAAAGTAATGTAGTTGTTTTGAAGCCACTGCTAAAGATTGCATCAGACTCAAGTGCTTGGCTTCTCAAGTTTCAATGAGACTTAATGGGGTTTCtgctgaatgaaaacacagaagTTACTCCATCATACATTAGTTTAGTTCATTTCTATATCTGATCAGGCATTGCGATTTTAAATCTGTAGCTGTACGCTGTAAATTGTGGTTAGATGAAACTCAATGaattctctcactctctcagaGTGTGTATTTGAGAGAAATAGTTTTTGTGAGACAGAAATTTCCATGGCAATTGGCTTCTTTTTAATCCAGTAACACGATTACCTCACCATAAAAGAAGATGCTAGACACACATTGCTGCACTGAGTTGTGCGTTCTCTGGACTTTAAGTGGTGAAACCTATTTCACATGGCAACAAAACTTGGAGCTGGTTTCTGCAGTAAGGCTTTGTTAAACTTGTTTTACTTGTGTTGTGGCTCACAGTTGAACACAAAACACTCACGTCTGAGGTGATAATGCCAGTGACAACGacaacaaacatgtttgtgGACAGTCTGCGGTCATTGAAAAGAGTGATTGTATCCACTTCTGTTTTCCCAGAATCTCCCCTGCTATGCTAAGACAAGCGTCCTACGGGACCATCAAGATTGGAACATACCAGACGTTTAAGCGACTTCTGGTTGAGAGGCCAGAAGGTGAGTCAGTGGAAGCATGCACACGCTTGCATTCACACTTTCCAACGTAAAAGTCAGACCTAAATGTGAGCATGAGCTTTTCAAGTGACATTTAATGTCTCTGCCTGACGTCagacaatgagaaccgggataTCAaattctgcttcctcctctgtttCAGATGAGACCTTACTGACTAATGTGTTGTGCGGCGTTCTCTCCGGggtcatctcctcctccatcgcCAACCCCACTGACGTGCTGAAGGTAGCTGAGCTCACGTGTTGCAGCGCTAATGGCTGTAGTTTGTTATCTGATTCTTCACAGAGGAACAGGTTTTACTTCTTCCAACAGCTGCAATGAATCTACTCTGAAAACAACTGTGTGCTCAAGTACTCCAGCAACTCTGAGCAACAGTGTCCTGAGGCCTTCATGGATGATCGCAAGAGTTATTTTGGTTACATGCCGAGTCGAGCGCATGCTATCGCTGGCTACTTAAGTTTTATTTATAGGTCATAATTCACACAGAATGTTCTCTGAGTGACAGTCATGCATCCAACAGTATGTGTGTTTGTTCCACTTTGTGTGTCAGGCATTGGTGTGGTAACAGAGaattggagcaaaaaaaaaaatcactcctGGAGTTATTATTGGCTGAAAGCTCCTATGAAATTACCCTGTTCAATCTTTGTCAAATCTGTTGGTTCAGATCCGCATGCAAGCTCAAGGCAGCGTGATCCAGGGCAGCATGATGGGGAACTTCATCAACATCTATCAGCAGGAGGGAACACGAGGACTCTGGAAGGTACGTGCTGTTTTAACACCATGTCAGGTCGTTGAGCTGACGGCTGACCTTCtaaaacatggacaaaaaaaagcccTGAAATAGAAACAAATGAGTCCTGACTGTGATCcaaatttcattttgtgtttatgtaaCACAATGGAATGAAGAGCACCACTTCCgactgcatttattttcagaaacaATTTGTTTTCACAATCGACTGTGGCGCAATCCATGAGTgtgttgtgccataacattgacCCATTGCTTTCAATTGTAATGATTTTAATGGTCAAAACTGGGAGCCATAAAACACTGTCAATGAAAAAAGACAGTTGGAGCATACTTTGATGCTGAGTACTTGAATGGGATTCGGGAGAACCACTCACAAGCGCCacaaaaatgtgatcaaaaagTCAATATATGTAAATTCACTGGCACTTTCTGTGGGATGTTCGGGGTTTCCCCAAAAGTCAGATGGCAACAGCAACTGACTTTTGGGGCGTTTAAACAGGTGTAGATGAAATGCTCACGTGAGGGGCGTAGAGTGACGCGAGGACAGAGGGAAGCCTCCTGCTGTGCCATGAGTTCCAGTGTTTGCTGCTCAACACCAGCTCCTCTGTTGTGAAACGGATTTTACAAAGCCTTTATGTAACTTGTTCAATCAGTGTGGTGCAGCGTTTGTATAACAGTGAGCTATTTAAGCACAAAGAAAACACCAACCCTTcagtaataatgaaataattacTATGATCATAATGACTTCATTTTCAACTTATGTGGACTCAGACGATTTGAGTGGCTTCCAAGACTTATACTGCCCTAATCTGGGTAAATATTTGGTGTTTTTCTGTGATTTTTGGCAGCCACCCAAAAGTAAACAGGACTTAGCTGTGTGTGcctggattttattttgaaatggttTTCAGTTGTGTTGAGACAAAAGAAATGGGGATGATCCTGAAATTTACGATAAGGCAGTGAAGAAAAATAGAATATTTACTTTAGATCACAACTTCCGTCCCTCTCTCATCAGGGCGTCTCGCTCACGGCTCAGCGGGCAGCGATCGTCGTCGGGGTCGAACTGCCTGTCTATGACATCACCAAGAAGCACCTGATCCTGTCAGGCTACATGGGCGACACGGTGTACACGCACTTTTTGTAAGTTAAATTAAGACTTCATTCATCCCTTATCACGATTCGATAAGAGTTTATGTTTCAAATTTGGGCGGGTAGATTGTTTGAACAATGATTGACATGCGAGTTCTGAAACTGAAAGCTACATAGATGATTAACTGTCTGCTACAGGTCCAGTTTTGTTTGCGGCCTGGCCGGAGCACTGGCGTCCAACCCGGTGGATGTAGTCCGGACACGCATGATGAACCAGAAGGGCGGCGCTCTGTATCAGGGAACActggactgtctcctgcaggtcTGTTCAAAAGCTTGTTTTATACT includes:
- the LOC128769006 gene encoding kidney mitochondrial carrier protein 1, translated to MSNSVNWKPFVFGGLASVTAECGTFPIDLTKTRLQVQGQVGDSKYREIRYRGMLHALVRIVREEGLRALYSGISPAMLRQASYGTIKIGTYQTFKRLLVERPEDETLLTNVLCGVLSGVISSSIANPTDVLKIRMQAQGSVIQGSMMGNFINIYQQEGTRGLWKGVSLTAQRAAIVVGVELPVYDITKKHLILSGYMGDTVYTHFLSSFVCGLAGALASNPVDVVRTRMMNQKGGALYQGTLDCLLQTWRSEGFMALYKGFFPNWLRLGPWNIIFFLTYEQLKKIDV